In Rhopalosiphum padi isolate XX-2018 chromosome 3, ASM2088224v1, whole genome shotgun sequence, the genomic stretch tattcttcttagttttaaaaactatgTTTCTTTtagcattattttttgttacattttcgatttctaatttttctggtgtataagtaaatatagtaGTCTTctctttatttatcatttttttatcttGTAATACTGGTTTTAGATATGGTTTAATATATTCTGGTGATATAATTGAAGTTGATGGTTGTAGGTCATTAGTGGGAGTAGATGGATGAGTTGAATTTCTTGCTGGTCTTAAAATATGAGGAGTAATGAAAATATGATTCTTTggttctttaataatattgttttttatttctttaattacataatttattggttCTTCAATGATAGTATTTTTTGTCTCTttagttacataatttattggttcttcaatgttgttattttttgattctgtaattatataatttattggttcttcactgatattataatttgtctctttagttacataatttattggttcttcaatgttgttattttttgattctgtaattatataatttattggttcttcactgatattatattttgtctctttagttacataatttattggttcttcaatgttgttattttttgattctgtaattatataatttattggttcTTCACTGACATTATATTCTGTCTCTttagttacataatttattggtGCTTCGTCAACATTATCTATTACCATATTGTTGATATCTGCTGTAACTGCTGGTGTAAATGATGTATCCTTAGTAAATGCTTCTCGGTTTAAAGGCCAAATTCCTGACATAGAAAATCCGTCAATAATATTTCTAGGTGTAGCAGCATTAATTAATGCACTAGTTGACACTGAAGGCACAATGTATGATCCTAATTTTTTTCCTGGATTATTTTCTACCCAGTCTGACATATATTgattcaaaaattgtttaaatggtTTATATATAGACCTGTTCAATGGCTGGAGTTTATGAGAATAGTGAGGTGGAaatgataatagtaaaattCCAGATTCCTTGCAAAAATCAATCACTGGTAAATATAAATGAGATTCATGGCTGTCTAGTAGAATAAGAACTTTTTTGTCAACTGAAGGTGTGACATAATTGGCAAATTGTTTCAAAACCTTCAAAAAATCGACTCCttgtataaagttaaaattattagcagctttagaaaatatatacatggGAGGAATAAGATTACCTGTAGCATTTATAGCTAAACACATGGTAACTATATCTTTACCACGCACTCTAATATGTTTGTTACCTTGTGATGcaactattttttttgtccTTTGGACAAATGTAACCCTCATTTCAtctaaattgtaaatatcatGCGCTTGCAATTTgtactttaataaaattgattcatATTTATCCATAAAATGTTTCACATTTGCTGGTTTGAAATTAACTGTCCTGgatatattgtttgtttttggGAGACAATTGGATAGTGATGgatttctatttaaaaagtCTCTAATCCAATCAGGACCTGCTTCATTATTATGTTTccaattttttgttattgttaaatcAAGTTTGACTGCAAATTCATAAGCAAGTTttcgaatatttttcaaatttaaaccaAAATACATATCAGCAGAAATTTTTACGTATTCTGCAAATTGTTTTTCTTGAAAgtcatcaaatattttattatgcgaTCGGTAACCGATTGCCGGTAGACAACCACCTGTTTCCCTGtggagtttaaatttttttatgtacctgtTTAAACTCacatgacaaatattaaattgcttAGCTACAGATCGTTCAGACATATGCTCATCCAAACATAGTAATGCTGCTTTTTGCATTGTGCTCTCTGATGTAGTACCTCTATTTGTGGCTTTCACACGATTACGGGGCATCTTGTCAACTATAGTtagataacaaattaataaatgtaaattaatataatatcaataaattattatattacataccaaGGTGCATATATCCACCTTGTTACGTACGTAATATAATCTTAAACGATATTTATCTCATAGAACTTTCTTGATTTCTTCTGAAAATGATAAACTTACTTAGATATTAACTatatagaccttatactaaggCACTGTAGAGATCTTTATAGGGCCCTACTTATACTAGTATACAATTGGCggggaaaaataaatattcaaaaagttCATCCATCAACATCAGTACtattactgtttattatttcatattcaaaAACGCGGTGAAGCTTAACTGATAACAGTCGATGACTATACATAATATCGAGGTATTGAGTATAATGTTGTACAAATGACACTTCGGTACAAAATACATGTACACACGCAGTACGCATGGCGTATATCAATTCGTGTCGTTTCGTTTGTGAAAAGTTTAATACTATAGAAAACGAATGAAAttgctaaatataataatttatatacatatattatgtgcgaTATGccaataatatgtcaatataccATGAAGGTTCCATAATTGTTCAATTATCATTCAGATCGATCCGACGATGTGAGTTTGATATTGAAAACGAATTTTAACGTCTTATTATACTAACTTTGGATAATTTAAACAACTTTTTCCATTTATTAATCTGaagaataaacaaatttaaaaatccacagaaaaaaaagaatttgtTTCAGTAAAAAATCAGTTACCCAgtcagtaggtacctaataataaaaataaataaataatagtaaaaaatcagtcgtagttatttaaattttaaaataaaatatttaaaattacatcagaataaaatatttaaccaatcaccaattttatttttaaacccgGTCTTAATGACCAGTGTTGGCGTTATTAATATGaatcattttatagaaatagaaaaatatttaatcaactctaaattatataattattgacaacTGGCGTACTCCGAATACCTGGAACCTGCTTAATTAATGCGGTATATGTTAGACACCTACTTAATTAATGCGGTATAAGTTAGACACCtacctacttaattttaattcaagttaataaaatagaaaattctgaatacaaaatatacttggactattatgtataattactataattgacaattgtatatttgtataataattatacgttatatta encodes the following:
- the LOC132926267 gene encoding uncharacterized protein LOC132926267, encoding MPRNRVKATNRGTTSESTMQKAALLCLDEHMSERSVAKQFNICHVSLNRYIKKFKLHRETGGCLPAIGYRSHNKIFDDFQEKQFAEYVKISADMYFGLNLKNIRKLAYEFAVKLDLTITKNWKHNNEAGPDWIRDFLNRNPSLSNCLPKTNNISRTVNFKPANVKHFMDKYESILLKYKLQAHDIYNLDEMRVTFVQRTKKIVASQGNKHIRVRGKDIVTMCLAINATGNLIPPMYIFSKAANNFNFIQGVDFLKVLKQFANYVTPSVDKKVLILLDSHESHLYLPVIDFCKESGILLLSFPPHYSHKLQPLNRSIYKPFKQFLNQYMSDWVENNPGKKLGSYIVPSVSTSALINAATPRNIIDGFSMSGIWPLNREAFTKDTSFTPAVTADINNMVIDNVDEAPINYVTKETEYNVSEEPINYIITESKNNNIEEPINYVTKETKYNISEEPINYIITESKNNNIEEPINYVTKETNYNISEEPINYIITESKNNNIEEPINYVTKETKNTIIEEPINYVIKEIKNNIIKEPKNHIFITPHILRPARNSTHPSTPTNDLQPSTSIISPEYIKPYLKPVLQDKKMINKEKTTIFTYTPEKLEIENVTKNNAKRNIVFKTKKNKKLKS